One Gadus morhua chromosome 23, gadMor3.0, whole genome shotgun sequence DNA segment encodes these proteins:
- the ropn1l gene encoding ropporin-1-like protein, which produces MPPPDTMYCSQQIAIPTELPDILKQYTKAAIRTQPKDVLQWSAAYFSALSKGEPFPVKERVEMYTATQRTDSGLTPGLLKVLHQQLSHEQTCSREELQKKWKGLCLPMMQLETIMSLGNFSSEVHWMHFLALGCSSLGGTITSALKFACELLTEEEEGSAAWIRFDTFASLYTYLAGLDGEVPPDHISGYLDNLRMQAALQGGMVKPSDFVHLENVDMSSPATVTSEGPSQCAAVAEAT; this is translated from the exons ATGCCTCCTCCAGATACCATGTACTGCAGCCAGCAGATCGCAATTCCCACTGAACTGCCCGACATCCTGAAACAGTACACCAAGGCAGCCATCAGGACCCAGCCCAAGGATGTGCTGCAGTGGTCTGCAGC GTATTTCTCTGCGTTATCTAAAGGAGAGCCCTTTCCTGTCAAGGAGCGAGTGGAGATGTATACTGCAACCCAGAGGACAGACAGTGGGCTGACCCCTGGTCTGCTCAAAGTCTTGCATCAACAG CTTTCCCACGAGCAGACGTGTAGCCGGGAGGAGCTGCAGAAGAAATGGAAGGGGCTGTGTTTACCCATGATGCAGCTTGAGACCATCATGTCTCTGGGCAACTTCAGCTCAGAGGTCCACTGGATGCACTTCCTGGCCCTAGGCTGCAGTTCCCTTGGTGGG acCATCACCAGTGCCTTGAAGTTTGCCTGTGAGCTCCtgacggaggaagaggagggttctGCGGCGTGGATCCGCTTTGACACCTTCGCCAGCCTCTACACCTACCTGGCCGGGCTGGACGGGGAGGTCCCCCCCGACCACATCAGCGGTTACCTCGACAACCTGCGGATGCAAGC GGCGCTGCAGGGGGGAATGGTGAAGCCATCGGACTTCGTTCATCTCGAGAACGTGGACATGTCGTCTCCTGCCACGGTGACCTCTGAAGGGCCGTCTCAGTGTGCCGCCGTCGCAGAAGCCACCTAG
- the nup58 gene encoding nucleoporin p58/p45 isoform X4: MSSFNFGSTTIGAPAAGGGFAFGGATSAPAPAANAGFSFGNALGAASAAPAAAATATPALSLFGQKPTGGFSFSTPAAGAVAPTVGLTLGAPAAATATTGFSLAFNKPAASAGPFSLTAATTAAAPASTGLMLGSMLGSMAPQQQQPAISGFGMGLGGIAASSAAPAGFSLGNSLFANAGAGMGQTTLGGAGLTLGSLVAPQAAAPALSMGLGGVDFSTSSEKKNDKSSGANPQDSKALKDENLPPIICQDVENFQKFVKEQKQVQEDISRMSSKSMGKVQEDIKSLKQLLSVSASGLQRQALAIEKLKMETAQELKNADIALRTQKIPPGLQHENTAPADYFRCLVEQFEVQLQQYRRQIEELENHLTTQGSGSHITPQDLSMAMQKLYQTFVAQAAQLQSVHENVKILKHQYLSYRRAFLEDSTDVFESKRASNRKWQSTPRLTTGPAPFSSVPNAAAVAMAATLTQQQQPAPGFGSSNTSGFNFSSPGLNASAGLTFGVSNPPAVGFGTPGALQLKKPPVGNKRGKR; this comes from the exons ATGTCTAGCTTTAACTTCGGATCGACGACCATTGGGGCGCCCGCCGCCGGTGGGGGCTTTGCGTTTGGTGGGGCGACCAG TGCGCCCGCACCTGCAGCCAATGCCGGCTTTAGCTTTGGTAATGCACTGGGTGCAGCGTCTGCCGCTCCGGCAGCGGCCGCAACCGCCACTCCAGCCCTCAGTCTCTTCGGCCAGAAACCCACAGGAGGCTTCTCTTTCAGCACACCTGCCGCAG GTGCTGTGGCACCCACTGTTGGGCTTACATTAG GAGCCCCTGCTGCTGCGACCGCCACCACCGGCTTCAGCCTGGCCTTCAACAAGCCCGCTGCTTCAGCCGGGCCCTTCTCGCTCACAGCCGCCACCACCGCTGCAGCCCCGGCCTCCACGGGCCTGATGCTGGGCTCCATGCTGGGCTCCATggccccccagcagcagcagccggccATCTCAGGCTTCGGCATGGGACTCGGAGGCATCGCCGCCAGCAGTGCGGCCCCCGCAGGCTTCTCGTTGGGCAACAGTCTCTTTGCAAACGCTGGGGCTG GTATGGGCCAGACCACACTGGGAGGAGCGGGCCTGACCCTGGGTTCTCTGGTAGCCCCCCAAGCCGCCGCTCCCGCTCTCAGCATGGGACTGGGTGGGGTGGACTTCAGCACGTCCTCGGAGAAGAAGAACGACAAGTCATCGGGTGCCAATCCTCA GGACAGTAAAGCATTGAAAGATGAGAACCTGCCTCCAATCATCTGTCAGGATGTGGAGAATTTCCA AAAGTTTGTGAAGGAGCAGAAGCAGGTTCAGGAGGACATCAGCCGGATGTCCTCCAAGTCCATGGGCAAAGTGCAGGAGGACATCAAGAGCCTCAAGCAGCTGCTCTCGGTCAGCGCCAGCGGCCTGCAGCGGCAGGCCCTGGCCATAGAGAAGCTGAAGATGGAGACCGCACAG GAGCTGAAAAACGCTGACATAGCGCTGCGCACCCAGAAGATCCCCCCCGGGTTGCAACACGAGAACACGGCTCCCGCAGA CTATTTCCGCTGCCTGGTGGAGCAGTTTGAGGTGCAGCTCCAGCAATACAGGCGGCAGATCGAGGAGTTGGAGAACCACCTTACCACGCAGGGCAGCGGCTCACACATCACCCCTCAGG ACCTGTCCATGGCCATGCAGAAGTTATACCAAACCTTTGTGGCACAGGCCGCACAGTTGCAGTCTGTCCACGAGAACGTAAAG ATCCTGAAGCACCAGTATCTGTCGTACCGACGGGCCTTCCTGGAGGACTCCACCGACGTGTTCGAGTCCAAGCGGGCCTCCAACAGGAAATGGCAGAGCACGCCGCGCCTCACCACCGGTCCCGCCCCCTTCTCCAGCGTGCCCAACGCCGCggcggttgccatggcagccacgCTCAcgcaacagcagcagcctgcTCCAG GCTTCGGTAGCAGCAACACCTCGGGCTTCAACTTCAGCAGCCCGGGCCTCAACGCCTCGGCCGGGCTGACGTTCGGTGTCTCCAACCCCCCCGCGGTGGGCTTCGGTACGCCGGGCGCCCTCCAGCTCAAGAAGCCCCCCGTAGGCAATAAGAGGGGCAAGAGATAG
- the nup58 gene encoding nucleoporin p58/p45 isoform X1: MSSFNFGSTTIGAPAAGGGFAFGGATSAPAPAANAGFSFGNALGAASAAPAAAATATPALSLFGQKPTGGFSFSTPAAGAVAPTVGLTLGAPAAATATTGFSLAFNKPAASAGPFSLTAATTAAAPASTGLMLGSMLGSMAPQQQQPAISGFGMGLGGIAASSAAPAGFSLGNSLFANAGAGMGQTTLGGAGLTLGSLVAPQAAAPALSMGLGGVDFSTSSEKKNDKSSGANPQDSKALKDENLPPIICQDVENFQKFVKEQKQVQEDISRMSSKSMGKVQEDIKSLKQLLSVSASGLQRQALAIEKLKMETAQELKNADIALRTQKIPPGLQHENTAPADYFRCLVEQFEVQLQQYRRQIEELENHLTTQGSGSHITPQDLSMAMQKLYQTFVAQAAQLQSVHENVKILKHQYLSYRRAFLEDSTDVFESKRASNRKWQSTPRLTTGPAPFSSVPNAAAVAMAATLTQQQQPAPGSQAPLGAGFGNPFASGVGTNLGSSSLGGYGGGPGFGGVGTGGSTFGFSTSKPTGGSLSAGFGSSNTSGFNFSSPGLNASAGLTFGVSNPPAVGFGTPGALQLKKPPVGNKRGKR; the protein is encoded by the exons ATGTCTAGCTTTAACTTCGGATCGACGACCATTGGGGCGCCCGCCGCCGGTGGGGGCTTTGCGTTTGGTGGGGCGACCAG TGCGCCCGCACCTGCAGCCAATGCCGGCTTTAGCTTTGGTAATGCACTGGGTGCAGCGTCTGCCGCTCCGGCAGCGGCCGCAACCGCCACTCCAGCCCTCAGTCTCTTCGGCCAGAAACCCACAGGAGGCTTCTCTTTCAGCACACCTGCCGCAG GTGCTGTGGCACCCACTGTTGGGCTTACATTAG GAGCCCCTGCTGCTGCGACCGCCACCACCGGCTTCAGCCTGGCCTTCAACAAGCCCGCTGCTTCAGCCGGGCCCTTCTCGCTCACAGCCGCCACCACCGCTGCAGCCCCGGCCTCCACGGGCCTGATGCTGGGCTCCATGCTGGGCTCCATggccccccagcagcagcagccggccATCTCAGGCTTCGGCATGGGACTCGGAGGCATCGCCGCCAGCAGTGCGGCCCCCGCAGGCTTCTCGTTGGGCAACAGTCTCTTTGCAAACGCTGGGGCTG GTATGGGCCAGACCACACTGGGAGGAGCGGGCCTGACCCTGGGTTCTCTGGTAGCCCCCCAAGCCGCCGCTCCCGCTCTCAGCATGGGACTGGGTGGGGTGGACTTCAGCACGTCCTCGGAGAAGAAGAACGACAAGTCATCGGGTGCCAATCCTCA GGACAGTAAAGCATTGAAAGATGAGAACCTGCCTCCAATCATCTGTCAGGATGTGGAGAATTTCCA AAAGTTTGTGAAGGAGCAGAAGCAGGTTCAGGAGGACATCAGCCGGATGTCCTCCAAGTCCATGGGCAAAGTGCAGGAGGACATCAAGAGCCTCAAGCAGCTGCTCTCGGTCAGCGCCAGCGGCCTGCAGCGGCAGGCCCTGGCCATAGAGAAGCTGAAGATGGAGACCGCACAG GAGCTGAAAAACGCTGACATAGCGCTGCGCACCCAGAAGATCCCCCCCGGGTTGCAACACGAGAACACGGCTCCCGCAGA CTATTTCCGCTGCCTGGTGGAGCAGTTTGAGGTGCAGCTCCAGCAATACAGGCGGCAGATCGAGGAGTTGGAGAACCACCTTACCACGCAGGGCAGCGGCTCACACATCACCCCTCAGG ACCTGTCCATGGCCATGCAGAAGTTATACCAAACCTTTGTGGCACAGGCCGCACAGTTGCAGTCTGTCCACGAGAACGTAAAG ATCCTGAAGCACCAGTATCTGTCGTACCGACGGGCCTTCCTGGAGGACTCCACCGACGTGTTCGAGTCCAAGCGGGCCTCCAACAGGAAATGGCAGAGCACGCCGCGCCTCACCACCGGTCCCGCCCCCTTCTCCAGCGTGCCCAACGCCGCggcggttgccatggcagccacgCTCAcgcaacagcagcagcctgcTCCAG GGTCCCAGGCACCCTTGGGTGCAGGGTTCGGGAACCCCTTTGCCTCGGGAGTCGGTACTAACCTGGGCTCTTCCAGCCTTGGAG GTTATGGTGGGGGTCCGGGGTTTGGCGGGGTGGGAACGGGGGGCTCCACTTTCGGCTTCTCCACCAGTAAGCCCACAGGAGGCAGTCTGAGTGCAG GCTTCGGTAGCAGCAACACCTCGGGCTTCAACTTCAGCAGCCCGGGCCTCAACGCCTCGGCCGGGCTGACGTTCGGTGTCTCCAACCCCCCCGCGGTGGGCTTCGGTACGCCGGGCGCCCTCCAGCTCAAGAAGCCCCCCGTAGGCAATAAGAGGGGCAAGAGATAG
- the nup58 gene encoding nucleoporin p58/p45 isoform X2, with product MSSFNFGSTTIGAPAAGGGFAFGGATSAPAPAANAGFSFGNALGAASAAPAAAATATPALSLFGQKPTGGFSFSTPAAGAVAPTVGLTLGAPAAATATTGFSLAFNKPAASAGPFSLTAATTAAAPASTGLMLGSMLGSMAPQQQQPAISGFGMGLGGIAASSAAPAGFSLGNSLFANAGAGMGQTTLGGAGLTLGSLVAPQAAAPALSMGLGGVDFSTSSEKKNDKSSGANPQDSKALKDENLPPIICQDVENFQKFVKEQKQVQEDISRMSSKSMGKVQEDIKSLKQLLSVSASGLQRQALAIEKLKMETAQELKNADIALRTQKIPPGLQHENTAPADYFRCLVEQFEVQLQQYRRQIEELENHLTTQGSGSHITPQDLSMAMQKLYQTFVAQAAQLQSVHENVKILKHQYLSYRRAFLEDSTDVFESKRASNRKWQSTPRLTTGPAPFSSVPNAAAVAMAATLTQQQQPAPGYGGGPGFGGVGTGGSTFGFSTSKPTGGSLSAGFGSSNTSGFNFSSPGLNASAGLTFGVSNPPAVGFGTPGALQLKKPPVGNKRGKR from the exons ATGTCTAGCTTTAACTTCGGATCGACGACCATTGGGGCGCCCGCCGCCGGTGGGGGCTTTGCGTTTGGTGGGGCGACCAG TGCGCCCGCACCTGCAGCCAATGCCGGCTTTAGCTTTGGTAATGCACTGGGTGCAGCGTCTGCCGCTCCGGCAGCGGCCGCAACCGCCACTCCAGCCCTCAGTCTCTTCGGCCAGAAACCCACAGGAGGCTTCTCTTTCAGCACACCTGCCGCAG GTGCTGTGGCACCCACTGTTGGGCTTACATTAG GAGCCCCTGCTGCTGCGACCGCCACCACCGGCTTCAGCCTGGCCTTCAACAAGCCCGCTGCTTCAGCCGGGCCCTTCTCGCTCACAGCCGCCACCACCGCTGCAGCCCCGGCCTCCACGGGCCTGATGCTGGGCTCCATGCTGGGCTCCATggccccccagcagcagcagccggccATCTCAGGCTTCGGCATGGGACTCGGAGGCATCGCCGCCAGCAGTGCGGCCCCCGCAGGCTTCTCGTTGGGCAACAGTCTCTTTGCAAACGCTGGGGCTG GTATGGGCCAGACCACACTGGGAGGAGCGGGCCTGACCCTGGGTTCTCTGGTAGCCCCCCAAGCCGCCGCTCCCGCTCTCAGCATGGGACTGGGTGGGGTGGACTTCAGCACGTCCTCGGAGAAGAAGAACGACAAGTCATCGGGTGCCAATCCTCA GGACAGTAAAGCATTGAAAGATGAGAACCTGCCTCCAATCATCTGTCAGGATGTGGAGAATTTCCA AAAGTTTGTGAAGGAGCAGAAGCAGGTTCAGGAGGACATCAGCCGGATGTCCTCCAAGTCCATGGGCAAAGTGCAGGAGGACATCAAGAGCCTCAAGCAGCTGCTCTCGGTCAGCGCCAGCGGCCTGCAGCGGCAGGCCCTGGCCATAGAGAAGCTGAAGATGGAGACCGCACAG GAGCTGAAAAACGCTGACATAGCGCTGCGCACCCAGAAGATCCCCCCCGGGTTGCAACACGAGAACACGGCTCCCGCAGA CTATTTCCGCTGCCTGGTGGAGCAGTTTGAGGTGCAGCTCCAGCAATACAGGCGGCAGATCGAGGAGTTGGAGAACCACCTTACCACGCAGGGCAGCGGCTCACACATCACCCCTCAGG ACCTGTCCATGGCCATGCAGAAGTTATACCAAACCTTTGTGGCACAGGCCGCACAGTTGCAGTCTGTCCACGAGAACGTAAAG ATCCTGAAGCACCAGTATCTGTCGTACCGACGGGCCTTCCTGGAGGACTCCACCGACGTGTTCGAGTCCAAGCGGGCCTCCAACAGGAAATGGCAGAGCACGCCGCGCCTCACCACCGGTCCCGCCCCCTTCTCCAGCGTGCCCAACGCCGCggcggttgccatggcagccacgCTCAcgcaacagcagcagcctgcTCCAG GTTATGGTGGGGGTCCGGGGTTTGGCGGGGTGGGAACGGGGGGCTCCACTTTCGGCTTCTCCACCAGTAAGCCCACAGGAGGCAGTCTGAGTGCAG GCTTCGGTAGCAGCAACACCTCGGGCTTCAACTTCAGCAGCCCGGGCCTCAACGCCTCGGCCGGGCTGACGTTCGGTGTCTCCAACCCCCCCGCGGTGGGCTTCGGTACGCCGGGCGCCCTCCAGCTCAAGAAGCCCCCCGTAGGCAATAAGAGGGGCAAGAGATAG
- the nup58 gene encoding nucleoporin p58/p45 isoform X3, translated as MSSFNFGSTTIGAPAAGGGFAFGGATSAPAPAANAGFSFGNALGAASAAPAAAATATPALSLFGQKPTGGFSFSTPAAGAVAPTVGLTLGAPAAATATTGFSLAFNKPAASAGPFSLTAATTAAAPASTGLMLGSMLGSMAPQQQQPAISGFGMGLGGIAASSAAPAGFSLGNSLFANAGAGMGQTTLGGAGLTLGSLVAPQAAAPALSMGLGGVDFSTSSEKKNDKSSGANPQDSKALKDENLPPIICQDVENFQKFVKEQKQVQEDISRMSSKSMGKVQEDIKSLKQLLSVSASGLQRQALAIEKLKMETAQELKNADIALRTQKIPPGLQHENTAPADYFRCLVEQFEVQLQQYRRQIEELENHLTTQGSGSHITPQDLSMAMQKLYQTFVAQAAQLQSVHENVKILKHQYLSYRRAFLEDSTDVFESKRASNRKWQSTPRLTTGPAPFSSVPNAAAVAMAATLTQQQQPAPGSQAPLGAGFGNPFASGVGTNLGSSSLGGFGSSNTSGFNFSSPGLNASAGLTFGVSNPPAVGFGTPGALQLKKPPVGNKRGKR; from the exons ATGTCTAGCTTTAACTTCGGATCGACGACCATTGGGGCGCCCGCCGCCGGTGGGGGCTTTGCGTTTGGTGGGGCGACCAG TGCGCCCGCACCTGCAGCCAATGCCGGCTTTAGCTTTGGTAATGCACTGGGTGCAGCGTCTGCCGCTCCGGCAGCGGCCGCAACCGCCACTCCAGCCCTCAGTCTCTTCGGCCAGAAACCCACAGGAGGCTTCTCTTTCAGCACACCTGCCGCAG GTGCTGTGGCACCCACTGTTGGGCTTACATTAG GAGCCCCTGCTGCTGCGACCGCCACCACCGGCTTCAGCCTGGCCTTCAACAAGCCCGCTGCTTCAGCCGGGCCCTTCTCGCTCACAGCCGCCACCACCGCTGCAGCCCCGGCCTCCACGGGCCTGATGCTGGGCTCCATGCTGGGCTCCATggccccccagcagcagcagccggccATCTCAGGCTTCGGCATGGGACTCGGAGGCATCGCCGCCAGCAGTGCGGCCCCCGCAGGCTTCTCGTTGGGCAACAGTCTCTTTGCAAACGCTGGGGCTG GTATGGGCCAGACCACACTGGGAGGAGCGGGCCTGACCCTGGGTTCTCTGGTAGCCCCCCAAGCCGCCGCTCCCGCTCTCAGCATGGGACTGGGTGGGGTGGACTTCAGCACGTCCTCGGAGAAGAAGAACGACAAGTCATCGGGTGCCAATCCTCA GGACAGTAAAGCATTGAAAGATGAGAACCTGCCTCCAATCATCTGTCAGGATGTGGAGAATTTCCA AAAGTTTGTGAAGGAGCAGAAGCAGGTTCAGGAGGACATCAGCCGGATGTCCTCCAAGTCCATGGGCAAAGTGCAGGAGGACATCAAGAGCCTCAAGCAGCTGCTCTCGGTCAGCGCCAGCGGCCTGCAGCGGCAGGCCCTGGCCATAGAGAAGCTGAAGATGGAGACCGCACAG GAGCTGAAAAACGCTGACATAGCGCTGCGCACCCAGAAGATCCCCCCCGGGTTGCAACACGAGAACACGGCTCCCGCAGA CTATTTCCGCTGCCTGGTGGAGCAGTTTGAGGTGCAGCTCCAGCAATACAGGCGGCAGATCGAGGAGTTGGAGAACCACCTTACCACGCAGGGCAGCGGCTCACACATCACCCCTCAGG ACCTGTCCATGGCCATGCAGAAGTTATACCAAACCTTTGTGGCACAGGCCGCACAGTTGCAGTCTGTCCACGAGAACGTAAAG ATCCTGAAGCACCAGTATCTGTCGTACCGACGGGCCTTCCTGGAGGACTCCACCGACGTGTTCGAGTCCAAGCGGGCCTCCAACAGGAAATGGCAGAGCACGCCGCGCCTCACCACCGGTCCCGCCCCCTTCTCCAGCGTGCCCAACGCCGCggcggttgccatggcagccacgCTCAcgcaacagcagcagcctgcTCCAG GGTCCCAGGCACCCTTGGGTGCAGGGTTCGGGAACCCCTTTGCCTCGGGAGTCGGTACTAACCTGGGCTCTTCCAGCCTTGGAG GCTTCGGTAGCAGCAACACCTCGGGCTTCAACTTCAGCAGCCCGGGCCTCAACGCCTCGGCCGGGCTGACGTTCGGTGTCTCCAACCCCCCCGCGGTGGGCTTCGGTACGCCGGGCGCCCTCCAGCTCAAGAAGCCCCCCGTAGGCAATAAGAGGGGCAAGAGATAG